Proteins encoded together in one Candidatus Nitrosocaldus cavascurensis window:
- a CDS encoding DUF1802 family protein produces the protein MANTAHTTDSKILGWHALKEWAIVVRAVEQGKHFILFRKGGILEDGFSVASNEFLLFPTFEHQSRQYIKDEYRLDYDMLEVHAPVDKVVIRSAARVASYYESSDKSRLLKLNRYHIYNDLFLDYRMQWNRDKPVSVMLVRAYRLEEPIVVDMKGDYYGCRSWIRLDQDDLKGVRIGKPVVDDIIFDRIKREVDGVMAG, from the coding sequence TTGGCTAATACTGCTCACACTACAGATAGCAAGATACTGGGTTGGCATGCACTCAAGGAGTGGGCTATAGTTGTTAGAGCAGTTGAACAAGGTAAGCACTTCATCCTATTCAGGAAGGGAGGGATATTGGAGGATGGGTTCTCAGTAGCAAGTAATGAGTTCCTGCTATTCCCAACGTTTGAGCATCAGAGCAGGCAGTATATAAAGGATGAGTACAGGCTTGATTATGATATGCTGGAGGTTCATGCACCAGTCGATAAGGTTGTTATAAGATCAGCAGCAAGGGTAGCATCATACTATGAGAGTAGTGACAAGTCTAGATTGCTTAAACTTAATAGATACCATATATACAACGATCTCTTCCTAGACTATAGGATGCAGTGGAACAGGGATAAGCCTGTTAGCGTTATGCTTGTTAGAGCATATAGGCTTGAGGAGCCAATAGTGGTTGATATGAAGGGAGATTACTATGGGTGTAGATCATGGATAAGGCTTGACCAGGATGATCTAAAGGGTGTTAGGATAGGCAAGCCTGTTGTTGATGATATCATCTTTGATAGGATAAAGAGGGAGGTTGATGGGGTGATGGCAGGATGA
- the scpB gene encoding SMC-Scp complex subunit ScpB — protein MQREDEMLARLEVALYASGRPLSIEEIQSAIGTDSRSKALKIARMLAEKVNSTFHALEVVESPSGSFVLQVKPSYYSMVRRFSSKPLLSKAALRTLAYIAYMQPVNVKRLAEVRGSQVYEHLRELRSLGFISYRVEGRSKMYYTTDKFAEYFGIASNGSYDGKELRAFLINKAMHVTSDPLQVDGAITTMAAQTG, from the coding sequence ATGCAGAGAGAGGATGAGATGCTTGCTAGGCTGGAGGTTGCATTGTATGCATCTGGAAGGCCTCTTAGCATAGAGGAGATACAGAGTGCTATAGGAACTGATAGCAGGAGCAAGGCACTCAAGATAGCGAGGATGCTTGCAGAGAAGGTCAACTCAACCTTCCATGCATTAGAGGTTGTAGAGTCCCCATCTGGCTCATTTGTGCTCCAAGTAAAGCCATCATACTACAGCATGGTTAGAAGGTTCTCCAGCAAGCCTCTACTATCCAAGGCTGCTCTAAGGACCCTAGCATATATAGCATACATGCAGCCTGTGAATGTTAAGAGGCTTGCTGAGGTTAGGGGCTCACAAGTCTATGAGCATCTTAGGGAGCTGAGATCTCTAGGCTTCATATCGTACAGGGTTGAAGGGAGGAGTAAGATGTACTATACAACTGACAAGTTTGCTGAGTACTTTGGTATTGCTAGCAATGGAAGCTATGATGGTAAAGAGTTAAGAGCGTTCTTGATCAACAAGGCTATGCATGTAACATCAGATCCTCTTCAAGTTGATGGTGCAATAACCACCATGGCTGCCCAAACAGGTTAA
- the sufC gene encoding Fe-S cluster assembly ATPase SufC produces MRLEIVDLHVSIDSREIIRGLNLAVESGEVHAIMGPNGSGKSTLAYTLLGHPRYTVSRGDIRLDGESILDLSTDERARKGLFLGFQYPVEISGVSFSNFLRNAYNIMNKSYQDKSREVFLTVREFHDYMKRQIDVVGLDGSFLARYLNEGFSGGEKKRSEVLQMLVLKPRFAILDEPDSGLDIDAVKAVANAINNFISKDTSVMVITHYARILRYLKKLDYVHVMANGRVVRSGGKELAEMLEEKGYGWIEKEVKDD; encoded by the coding sequence ATGAGGTTGGAGATAGTTGATCTTCACGTTAGCATAGACTCAAGGGAGATAATCAGGGGTTTGAACCTTGCTGTTGAGAGTGGAGAGGTGCATGCAATAATGGGTCCAAATGGCTCTGGCAAGAGCACTCTAGCATACACACTGCTTGGACATCCTAGGTATACAGTAAGCAGAGGAGATATAAGGCTTGATGGTGAGAGTATCCTTGACCTATCAACAGATGAGAGGGCAAGGAAGGGTCTCTTCTTAGGCTTCCAGTACCCAGTTGAGATCTCTGGCGTTAGTTTCAGCAACTTCCTAAGGAATGCATACAACATAATGAACAAGTCGTATCAGGACAAGAGCAGGGAGGTGTTCTTAACAGTTAGGGAGTTCCATGATTACATGAAGAGGCAGATAGATGTTGTTGGGCTTGATGGTTCATTCCTTGCAAGGTATCTTAACGAGGGCTTCTCTGGGGGTGAAAAGAAGAGGTCTGAAGTACTCCAGATGTTAGTACTTAAGCCTAGATTTGCTATACTTGATGAGCCTGATTCTGGTCTAGATATAGATGCTGTTAAAGCAGTTGCAAATGCTATAAACAACTTCATAAGCAAGGATACCTCCGTTATGGTTATAACGCATTATGCTAGGATACTGAGGTATCTTAAGAAGTTGGATTACGTTCATGTTATGGCTAATGGTAGAGTTGTTAGATCTGGAGGGAAGGAACTTGCTGAGATGCTTGAAGAGAAGGGCTATGGCTGGATAGAGAAGGAGGTAAAGGATGATTAA
- a CDS encoding transcription initiation factor IIB — protein sequence MVVVSQRSCPECGSSIIEDQSSGEYFCSSCGYVAMEHIPTLLPESIAREPEERLKSSRSGGHTSYAYHDLGISTEISYANKDFTGKSICSGMVEQIASIRRWHNRLRACSSRDRRLRNVLIKINEICSILSLPSIVCETSSLLYRNFENKSGAKGRSVACMAAASVYLACKRCSIVRSMDEIVEAANCVQSKKLVYRYYRMLAIEQGSDSIGIDAQTQADKKHEQHVQLTLDRYISKLSNLSRVDTRVEKLAIDIARKVEDEDHNAMIDGKAPNGLAAAYIYIAAMLLGIKILQHDISTVSKVTEVTIRNRCREILNNYRIRLLLKSAQ from the coding sequence ATGGTAGTAGTAAGCCAAAGGTCATGCCCAGAGTGTGGTTCCTCAATTATAGAGGATCAGAGTAGTGGGGAGTACTTCTGCTCATCTTGTGGTTATGTTGCTATGGAGCATATACCAACTCTGCTGCCAGAGAGTATAGCAAGGGAGCCAGAGGAGAGGCTTAAGAGCTCAAGGAGTGGTGGGCATACAAGTTATGCATATCATGATCTAGGCATATCTACAGAGATATCATATGCGAATAAGGACTTCACAGGTAAGAGTATATGCTCTGGCATGGTAGAGCAGATAGCAAGTATAAGGAGATGGCATAATAGGTTAAGAGCATGCTCTAGCAGGGATAGAAGGCTACGTAACGTTCTTATCAAGATAAACGAGATATGCTCAATACTATCATTACCAAGTATAGTATGTGAGACATCATCACTCCTGTATAGGAACTTTGAGAACAAGAGTGGGGCAAAGGGTAGATCTGTAGCATGCATGGCTGCTGCTAGTGTATATCTAGCATGCAAGAGATGCTCTATAGTGAGATCTATGGATGAGATTGTTGAGGCAGCAAACTGCGTGCAGAGCAAGAAGTTGGTGTACAGATACTACAGAATGCTCGCAATAGAGCAGGGTAGTGATAGCATTGGCATTGATGCTCAGACACAAGCAGATAAGAAGCATGAGCAGCATGTACAGTTGACACTAGACAGGTACATATCAAAGCTCTCAAACCTATCAAGGGTAGATACAAGGGTTGAGAAGCTTGCAATAGATATAGCAAGGAAGGTTGAGGATGAGGATCATAATGCTATGATAGATGGCAAGGCTCCAAACGGGCTTGCTGCAGCATACATATACATAGCAGCGATGCTTCTAGGCATAAAGATTCTCCAGCATGACATCTCAACTGTATCAAAGGTGACTGAGGTTACGATAAGGAATAGATGCAGGGAGATACTCAACAACTACAGGATAAGGTTACTGCTTAAATCAGCACAATAG
- a CDS encoding TldD/PmbA family protein: MSKGKDHGKGKRNRSIRRGLTGNDRGSNNNDAYAKGADLLDLCSLAVSEALRLGASEAEAYASRSRHITAYIESNDLKHVKIDEPLGIGIRVILNKAQGFASVNTFNPDKVRDAISTAISMARACPRDRYQRLPLPSKGSIPKLNGIYDSSIEGLGVDDVASYAHEMLNTAKGYDARVTVDSGLFESSSLEHAVSNSNGIEACERISIITWSIMGMARDGSGNVSNFDVQMGSSHGIRGVDVVSTAREFASNVVRSLNSRKVESFKGTMIVTPNAFLELMRDPLVFAINAFNVQRRVSRFARMLGKRVAADITIIDDGTYIEGIGASSFDREGVVHRRNVIVEHGILKGFIHNTYTATKAGIESTGNASGGIASPPSIDTTNLIVEAGGIGYDEMVREVKDGIIVNRFSGNVSSVDGNFSGVVKGGHMIKGGEIAYPVREMMVAGNIYAALKDISMVSKERKLVLDSLLPYIAVDNVSFTTG, translated from the coding sequence GTGAGCAAGGGCAAGGATCATGGTAAGGGTAAGAGGAATAGGAGTATAAGGAGAGGTCTTACTGGCAATGATAGAGGGAGCAACAATAATGATGCTTACGCTAAAGGTGCAGACCTTCTAGATTTATGCTCATTAGCAGTTAGTGAGGCATTAAGGCTAGGAGCAAGTGAGGCAGAGGCTTATGCTAGTAGGAGTAGGCATATTACAGCATACATAGAGAGCAATGATCTAAAGCATGTAAAGATAGATGAACCTTTAGGTATAGGGATAAGGGTTATACTGAACAAGGCACAAGGCTTTGCCTCAGTCAACACGTTCAACCCTGATAAGGTTAGGGATGCTATTAGTACTGCAATAAGTATGGCAAGGGCATGCCCAAGAGATAGGTATCAGAGGCTTCCCCTTCCTAGCAAGGGTAGCATACCAAAGCTCAACGGCATATATGATAGCAGTATCGAGGGGCTAGGCGTAGATGATGTTGCTTCATATGCCCATGAGATGCTTAACACTGCTAAAGGTTATGATGCAAGGGTTACAGTAGATAGTGGGCTATTCGAGTCTTCATCCTTAGAGCATGCAGTATCAAACTCAAATGGGATAGAGGCTTGTGAGAGGATAAGTATCATTACATGGAGCATAATGGGCATGGCTAGGGATGGGAGTGGCAATGTATCAAACTTTGATGTACAGATGGGCTCTAGCCATGGTATAAGGGGTGTAGATGTTGTATCTACTGCTAGAGAGTTTGCTAGCAATGTTGTTAGATCTCTTAACAGTAGGAAGGTTGAGAGTTTCAAAGGTACGATGATAGTAACACCTAACGCATTCCTTGAACTTATGAGGGATCCTCTAGTATTTGCTATAAATGCATTCAACGTTCAGAGAAGGGTAAGTAGGTTTGCTAGGATGCTAGGCAAGAGGGTTGCAGCAGATATAACAATTATAGATGATGGGACATATATAGAGGGTATAGGTGCAAGCAGTTTCGATAGGGAGGGTGTTGTACATAGAAGGAATGTAATAGTAGAGCATGGGATACTGAAGGGGTTCATACATAACACCTATACAGCAACCAAGGCTGGTATAGAGAGTACTGGTAATGCATCTGGGGGTATAGCATCCCCTCCATCTATAGATACTACAAACCTGATAGTAGAGGCAGGAGGTATTGGTTATGATGAGATGGTAAGAGAGGTTAAGGATGGGATAATAGTGAATAGGTTCTCTGGCAATGTTAGTAGTGTTGATGGGAACTTCTCTGGCGTAGTGAAGGGGGGTCATATGATAAAGGGTGGAGAGATAGCATACCCTGTTAGGGAGATGATGGTTGCTGGCAACATATATGCTGCCTTGAAGGATATATCCATGGTATCTAAAGAGAGGAAGTTGGTTCTAGACTCCTTGCTACCCTACATAGCGGTAGATAATGTATCATTCACTACTGGCTGA
- a CDS encoding 30S ribosomal protein S8e: MKKSVENLLKRKPTGGKRKAYRGRRKYEIDRYPIETVLGKEERIVKRVRGGNIKVACKSVEYANVVDSKEGKVVKAKILRVVRNIADKDYDRRGVITKGAVIETEAGTARVVSRPGQDGVVNAVKI; the protein is encoded by the coding sequence ATGAAGAAGAGTGTTGAGAACCTATTGAAGAGGAAGCCTACTGGAGGTAAGAGGAAGGCCTACAGGGGTAGGAGGAAGTATGAGATAGATAGATACCCTATAGAGACTGTGCTAGGCAAGGAGGAGAGGATAGTGAAGAGGGTTAGAGGTGGTAACATAAAGGTTGCATGTAAGAGTGTAGAGTATGCAAATGTAGTTGATAGTAAGGAGGGGAAGGTTGTAAAGGCAAAGATACTAAGGGTTGTTAGGAACATAGCAGATAAGGATTATGATAGGAGGGGTGTTATAACCAAGGGGGCAGTGATAGAGACAGAGGCTGGAACAGCAAGGGTAGTATCTAGACCAGGGCAGGATGGAGTTGTAAATGCAGTCAAGATATAG
- a CDS encoding Lrp/AsnC family transcriptional regulator translates to MPSAYVLINCDLGSEEEIIREIRAIRGVKEVKGTYGVYDIVVKVDGNSMEELKDTITWKIRRLPKVRSTVTLIVIEGQGE, encoded by the coding sequence ATGCCATCAGCATACGTGCTAATAAACTGCGATCTAGGCTCAGAGGAGGAGATAATAAGGGAGATAAGGGCAATAAGAGGAGTTAAAGAGGTAAAGGGCACCTATGGTGTATATGATATAGTTGTGAAGGTTGATGGGAACAGCATGGAAGAGCTTAAGGATACAATAACATGGAAGATAAGGAGGCTACCAAAGGTGCGCTCAACAGTAACGCTGATAGTAATAGAGGGTCAGGGAGAGTAG
- a CDS encoding signal recognition particle subunit SRP19/SEC65 family protein — translation MKDYEHHIIWLDYFNKNLSKGKGRRINKSKAVFDPSMDELVEAARLAGYEPKDVNDNARYPRRSYTRSGYIMVEKKEGINKSTVLNRIAEALLQIRSRRGK, via the coding sequence ATGAAGGACTATGAGCATCACATAATCTGGTTAGATTACTTCAACAAGAACCTAAGCAAGGGCAAGGGAAGGAGGATCAATAAGAGCAAGGCAGTATTCGATCCAAGCATGGATGAGCTTGTGGAGGCAGCAAGGCTTGCTGGCTATGAGCCAAAGGATGTGAATGATAACGCACGTTATCCTAGAAGGTCATACACAAGATCAGGCTACATTATGGTTGAGAAGAAGGAGGGTATAAACAAATCAACTGTACTCAACAGGATAGCAGAGGCATTGCTACAGATAAGGAGTAGAAGAGGTAAGTAG
- a CDS encoding H/ACA ribonucleoprotein complex subunit GAR1 → MREKIEVGEVLHVARSGRMIIKSSISDVAVLSRGTILVDAKGRSVAKLIELIGPVQSPYISAMPLTDRVKKYVGATLYVERTGKKVRRQENDDGKSKSKSKRVERKSGRREMMGEKREEEKDEEEGEGRGKEEE, encoded by the coding sequence ATGAGGGAGAAGATAGAGGTGGGCGAGGTCTTGCATGTAGCAAGGAGTGGAAGGATGATAATAAAGAGCAGTATTAGTGATGTGGCAGTGTTGAGTAGGGGTACCATACTTGTGGATGCAAAGGGCAGGAGCGTTGCAAAACTCATTGAACTTATAGGACCTGTGCAATCTCCATACATATCTGCTATGCCATTGACTGATAGGGTTAAGAAGTATGTTGGTGCAACTTTGTATGTAGAGAGGACAGGCAAGAAGGTAAGAAGGCAAGAGAATGATGATGGTAAGAGCAAAAGTAAGAGCAAGAGGGTAGAGAGAAAAAGTGGAAGAAGAGAAATGATGGGAGAGAAAAGGGAGGAAGAAAAAGATGAGGAGGAGGGTGAGGGGAGGGGGAAGGAAGAAGAATGA
- a CDS encoding alcohol dehydrogenase: MKAARIVKPKEPLQIEDLPVPRPRGKQVLVRVLASGVCHSDLHLWEGGYAGPRDMFMRVEDRGVRFPLTPGHEVAGIVEEVGDEVVNTGKGEKVLVYPWIGDGACPACTVGEENLCDRPRSLGIFQDGGYAEYILVPSERYLIKIDGQEPEQVASLACSGLTAYTALKNSSIRAQEFLVIVGAGGLGLIGVQIARAIAGSTIAVIDLDDKRLEEARRLGADHIINSSRSDPVKEVKDLTNGLGADAVIDFVNSSKTVAKDLDMLRKRGRLVLVGLFGGSTELNLALMPLRAYRIIGSYTGKYADLVELVALARRGMIRSVIGKRFRLEEVNDALTQLKEGKIMGRAVLNP, from the coding sequence ATGAAGGCTGCACGAATAGTTAAGCCAAAGGAGCCATTGCAGATAGAGGATCTTCCAGTACCAAGGCCAAGGGGTAAGCAGGTGCTTGTAAGGGTACTTGCAAGCGGGGTATGCCATAGCGATCTTCACCTCTGGGAAGGGGGATATGCTGGACCTAGGGACATGTTCATGAGGGTTGAGGATAGAGGTGTTAGGTTCCCTCTAACCCCTGGGCATGAGGTAGCAGGTATTGTGGAGGAGGTTGGGGATGAGGTTGTTAATACAGGCAAGGGAGAGAAGGTATTGGTGTATCCATGGATAGGGGATGGTGCATGTCCAGCATGTACAGTTGGTGAGGAGAACTTGTGCGATAGACCAAGGTCTCTAGGCATATTCCAAGATGGAGGGTATGCTGAGTACATTCTAGTGCCAAGTGAGAGGTATCTTATCAAGATAGATGGGCAGGAGCCTGAACAGGTTGCCTCTCTTGCATGCTCTGGCCTTACAGCATACACAGCGCTCAAGAACTCATCCATAAGGGCTCAGGAGTTCCTTGTTATAGTTGGTGCTGGAGGGCTTGGGCTAATAGGGGTGCAGATAGCAAGAGCAATAGCAGGTTCAACCATAGCAGTTATAGACCTTGATGATAAGAGGCTTGAGGAGGCAAGGAGGCTTGGTGCTGATCATATCATAAACTCAAGCAGGAGCGATCCTGTAAAGGAGGTTAAGGATCTAACCAATGGGCTTGGTGCAGATGCAGTTATAGACTTTGTGAACTCATCAAAGACTGTAGCAAAGGATCTTGATATGCTAAGGAAGAGGGGTAGGTTAGTGCTGGTAGGGTTATTTGGTGGCTCTACAGAACTCAACCTTGCACTCATGCCCCTTAGGGCATACAGGATAATAGGCTCATACACTGGCAAGTATGCTGATCTAGTTGAGTTGGTAGCATTAGCAAGAAGGGGTATGATAAGGAGCGTTATAGGCAAGAGGTTTAGGCTTGAGGAGGTAAATGATGCTCTAACCCAACTCAAAGAGGGTAAGATAATGGGTAGGGCTGTGCTTAACCCTTAG
- a CDS encoding TldD/PmbA family protein, giving the protein MSILLIRSIVLAVYVHLADPDILNLVLNTSTAQYTEVRYHARTLNEIRIVDGRVERARSVIKSGVGIRVLKYGRWGFSSTSIITRDELIRALEQAIRSASAKSYGSDTNTVKGLAEARLARGLFMPEINGKLEDHSIEEKVRIAREAEREARKGSKSKDVRSASCTYKEMIDAKVIVSSDGASVELYDSKPEFVVTAIAGKGSIKVSASEGVCVTGGWNDLFKDKDHLAIAREAAEKATRLLNAKQPRGERTTIILDPAMVGLLAHEAIGHVVEADFVLSGSIARDLLGKKVASELVTLVDSGASNIVPNAAGTVFVDDEGVMTRSVRIIDKGIMSSYLHNRESAYIFGVEPTGNARAFEYNDEPLIRMRNTYIEPGDYMLDEMIKEVKHGYMLKGARNGQADANGEFMFGAEEAYLIEHGEVKELFRGVSISGITIDVLKSIDAISSSKDFKYDIGTGYCGKYQPMKVDGGGSYVRCNAIVGGVQ; this is encoded by the coding sequence TTGAGTATACTATTAATAAGGAGCATAGTTCTAGCAGTATACGTGCACCTTGCTGATCCAGATATACTTAACCTTGTACTCAACACATCTACTGCGCAGTATACAGAGGTTAGATATCATGCTAGAACACTCAATGAGATTAGGATAGTTGATGGTAGAGTTGAGAGGGCAAGATCCGTAATCAAGTCTGGTGTAGGTATAAGGGTACTCAAGTATGGTAGATGGGGCTTCAGCAGCACAAGCATAATTACAAGGGATGAACTGATCAGAGCACTTGAGCAGGCAATCAGGTCTGCAAGTGCAAAGAGTTATGGTAGTGATACCAATACTGTAAAAGGCTTAGCAGAGGCAAGGCTTGCTAGGGGACTATTCATGCCAGAGATAAACGGTAAGTTGGAGGATCATAGCATAGAGGAGAAGGTTAGGATAGCAAGGGAGGCAGAGAGAGAAGCAAGGAAGGGCAGTAAGAGCAAGGATGTAAGATCTGCATCATGCACATACAAGGAGATGATAGATGCAAAGGTTATAGTAAGTAGTGATGGTGCAAGTGTAGAACTATATGACTCAAAGCCAGAGTTTGTTGTTACTGCTATAGCAGGTAAGGGAAGCATAAAGGTAAGTGCAAGTGAGGGTGTATGTGTTACAGGTGGCTGGAATGATCTCTTCAAGGATAAGGATCACCTTGCAATAGCAAGGGAGGCAGCAGAGAAGGCTACAAGGCTTCTTAATGCTAAACAACCTAGGGGAGAGCGTACAACGATCATCCTTGATCCTGCAATGGTTGGGCTATTGGCGCATGAGGCTATTGGGCATGTTGTTGAGGCTGACTTTGTACTCTCAGGCTCTATAGCAAGGGATCTACTAGGCAAGAAGGTAGCAAGTGAGCTTGTAACCTTGGTTGATAGTGGTGCATCTAACATAGTACCAAATGCTGCTGGTACAGTGTTTGTTGATGATGAAGGTGTCATGACAAGGAGTGTGAGGATAATAGATAAGGGTATTATGAGTTCATACCTTCACAATAGAGAGAGTGCTTACATATTTGGTGTTGAGCCAACTGGAAATGCTAGAGCCTTTGAGTACAACGATGAGCCATTGATAAGGATGAGGAATACGTACATAGAGCCTGGGGATTATATGCTGGATGAGATGATCAAAGAGGTTAAGCATGGTTACATGCTCAAGGGTGCAAGGAATGGGCAAGCAGATGCAAATGGTGAGTTCATGTTTGGGGCAGAGGAGGCATATCTTATAGAGCATGGGGAGGTTAAAGAACTCTTCAGAGGGGTAAGCATATCTGGCATAACTATAGATGTGCTAAAGAGCATTGATGCCATAAGCAGCAGCAAGGACTTCAAGTATGATATAGGCACTGGGTACTGTGGTAAGTATCAACCAATGAAGGTTGATGGAGGAGGCTCATATGTAAGGTGTAATGCAATAGTAGGTGGTGTGCAGTGA
- a CDS encoding YqaA family protein, whose amino-acid sequence MDELLRWTREVFMPIGDVGLFILAFLESSVFPVPPDVLLIALALANPALALYYATIATIGSVLGGVAGYYIGLKGGRRVAKRIFSERMIERADNYFKEYGVWAVLIAAFSPIPYKVFTIASGIFRLSLKGFIIASIIGRGARFYAEGLLIMLWGEQILAFVDENLELISLAIAGAIISYLVLRKRLAREKKRRVG is encoded by the coding sequence GTGGATGAGTTGCTGAGATGGACTAGGGAGGTGTTCATGCCTATAGGTGATGTTGGGCTCTTCATACTTGCATTCCTTGAATCATCAGTATTCCCTGTGCCTCCAGATGTACTGCTTATAGCGTTGGCATTAGCAAACCCTGCTCTAGCATTATACTATGCTACCATAGCAACCATAGGCTCTGTGCTTGGAGGTGTAGCAGGTTACTACATAGGCTTGAAGGGAGGGAGGAGGGTAGCAAAGCGGATATTCTCTGAGCGTATGATCGAGAGGGCAGATAACTACTTCAAGGAGTATGGTGTATGGGCTGTGCTAATAGCAGCATTCTCCCCCATACCATACAAGGTATTCACAATAGCATCAGGCATATTCAGGTTAAGTCTAAAGGGGTTCATAATAGCATCTATAATAGGAAGAGGGGCAAGGTTCTATGCTGAAGGTCTGCTTATAATGCTATGGGGGGAGCAGATACTGGCATTCGTTGATGAGAACCTTGAGTTGATATCTCTAGCAATTGCAGGAGCAATAATATCATACCTTGTGCTACGCAAGAGACTTGCAAGGGAGAAGAAGAGGAGGGTTGGTTAA
- a CDS encoding chlorite dismutase family protein, with protein sequence MSNVHSSIQSDAQGLESSHTFFNFSFFKVDQKWRWLNDVTKQESAKEFISILESASSDLKYRSYSLVGLREDADFMLWFASDALEKVQSVVARLYRTVLGKYITPTYVYISVLKPSTYTGKAESSFLKGEKPFKYVIVYPFIKSREWYLLPFEERRRMMEEHAMVGRKFPMVRLNTSYSFGLDDQDFMLAFETDDIYAFHELVMQLRETQVSRYVVKDTPMLVSIYKPIEEVIRDLG encoded by the coding sequence ATGAGTAATGTACATAGCAGTATCCAAAGCGATGCTCAAGGTTTAGAGTCTAGCCATACATTCTTCAACTTCTCATTCTTCAAGGTTGATCAGAAGTGGAGATGGCTTAACGATGTTACAAAGCAAGAGTCAGCAAAGGAGTTCATCTCCATACTAGAGTCAGCATCTTCAGATCTGAAGTATAGATCATACTCCCTAGTTGGTTTAAGGGAGGATGCTGATTTTATGCTATGGTTTGCATCAGATGCACTAGAGAAGGTTCAGAGCGTAGTAGCAAGGCTGTATAGAACAGTTCTAGGCAAGTACATAACCCCAACATACGTTTACATCTCAGTACTCAAGCCATCAACCTACACTGGCAAGGCAGAGTCCTCATTCCTAAAGGGTGAGAAGCCATTCAAGTACGTTATAGTATACCCATTCATAAAGAGTAGAGAGTGGTATCTATTACCATTTGAGGAGAGGAGGAGGATGATGGAGGAGCATGCAATGGTTGGTAGAAAGTTCCCCATGGTAAGGCTGAACACATCCTACTCCTTTGGGCTTGATGATCAGGACTTTATGCTTGCGTTTGAGACAGATGATATATATGCATTCCATGAACTCGTGATGCAGTTGAGGGAGACACAGGTAAGCAGGTACGTTGTTAAGGATACCCCTATGCTGGTAAGTATATATAAACCAATAGAGGAGGTGATAAGAGACCTTGGCTAA